One window of the Equus caballus isolate H_3958 breed thoroughbred chromosome 2, TB-T2T, whole genome shotgun sequence genome contains the following:
- the NDUFS5 gene encoding NADH dehydrogenase [ubiquinone] iron-sulfur protein 5, translating to MPFFDVQKRLGLNLDHWMTIQSAEQPHKIPGRCHAFEKEWIECAHGIGGIRAEKECKIEFDDFVECLLRHKTMKRLSAIRRQRDKLIKEGKYTPPPHHLGKEDPRP from the exons ATGCCTTTCTTTGATGTGCAGAAAAGGCTGGGCCTTAACTTAGATCACTGGATGACAATACAAAGTGCGGAGCAGCCTCACAAGATTCCAGGTCGATGCCATGCTTTTGAAAAAGAATGGATAGAATGTGCACATGGAATCGGTGGTATCCGCGCAGAGAAAGAGTGCAAGATAGAATTCGATGATTTCGTAGAGTGTCTGCTTCGGCACAAGACG ATGAAACGCCTGAGTGCCATCAGGAGGCAGCGGGATAAGCTAATAAAGGAAGGGAAGTACACGCCTCCACCTCACCACTTGGGCAAGGAGGATCCTAGGCCCTGA